Proteins from a genomic interval of Stigmatopora nigra isolate UIUO_SnigA chromosome 19, RoL_Snig_1.1, whole genome shotgun sequence:
- the dlat gene encoding dihydrolipoyllysine-residue acetyltransferase component of pyruvate dehydrogenase complex, mitochondrial — protein MLRVILRLRPSVGIHRPRALSAGPTASGSRCVPGTGCARRLHRVAGSRTVCSTVGFSHRGSLLRCPQLSVSCRSERFYSLPPHQKVELPVLSPTMQTGTIARWEKKEGDKISEGDLIAEVETDKATVGFEMLEECYLAKILVPEGTRDVNIGTVICITVESPDLIPAFKDVTLDSLTSTSSSSAAAAAAPPASSAPPAAPGSSYPTHLKIPLPALSPTMTMGTVQRWEKKVGEKLSEGDLLAEIETDKATIGFEVQEEGYLAKIMIPEGTRDVPLGTPLCIIVENESDIAAFKDYVETGVAEISTPPPAPAPAPAHVAAAPLPPPAAASPVTPASSKKGRVFASPLAKKLAAEKGLDLAQIAGSGPDGRITKKDIETFVPAKVAPVAPVPTAAPAVPGPSVSAAAPAGTFTDIPISNIRKVIAQRLMQSKQTIPHYYLSVDVNMDQVLELRKELNEEVKARSIKLSVNDFIIKASALACLKVPECNSSWMDTVIRQNHVVDVSVAVSTANGLITPIVFNAHTKGLAAICGDVSELAAKARDGKLQPHEFQGGTFTISNLGMFGIKNFSAIINPPQSCILAVGGSEKRLVPADNEKGFDVASMMSVTLSCDHRVVDGAVGAQWLAEFRKFLEKPVTMLL, from the exons ATGCTTCGTGTAATCCTGCGGCTCAGGCCGTCCGTCGGGATCCATCGTCCCCGTGCCCTCTCTGCAGGGCCTACCGCCTCGGGTAGCCGATGCGTTCCCGGAACCGGCTGTGCAAGGCGGCTACATCGCGTAGCCGGATCCCGGACCGTATGCTCGACTGTGGGCTTCAGTCACAGGGGATCTCTGCTGCGATGCCCCCAGCTGTCGGTTAGCTGTCGGAGCGAGCGATTCTACAGCCTGCCACCCCATCAAAAG GTGGAGCTGCCTGTGCTGTCACCCACAATGCAAACTGGGACCATCGCTCGCTGGGAAAAGAAAGAGGGTGACAAAATAAGTGAAGGCGACCTCATTGCAGAG GTGGAGACTGATAAAGCCACAGTGGGATTTGAGATGCTGGAAGAGTGCTATCTTGCCAAAATCCTAGTTCCTGAAGGGACACGAGATGTCAACATTGGAACTGTAATTTGCATCACTGTTGAGAG TCCAGACCTCATCCCAGCTTTTAAGGACGTTACATTGGACTCGCTCACTTCCACCTCATCATCatcagctgctgctgctgccgctcCTCCTGCTTCATCTGCACCCCCTGCTGCCCCAGGGAGCTCCTACCCAACACACTTGAAG ATCCCACTACCTGCCCTGTCGCCCACAATGACGATGGGCACGGTGCAGCGCTGGGAGAAGAAGGTCGGCGAGAAGCTCAGCGAAGGAGATCTGCTGGCCGAAATTGAGACAGACAAGGCGACTATCG GCTTTGAGGTGCAGGAGGAGGGATATCTGGCCAAAATCATGATCCCCGAGGGCACTCGAGATGTTCCTTTAGGGACGCCGCTGTGTATCATCGTGGAGAACGAGAGTGACATTGCAGCATTCAAAGACTATGTCGAAACGGGTGTCGCGGAAATTTCAACACCACCTCCTGCTCCGGCACCA GCCCCGGCACATGTCGCTGCAGCACCCCTTCCGCCGCCTGCTGCAGCATCCCCCGTAACCCCCGCGTCATCCAAGAAGGGCCGTGTGTTCGCCAGTCCGCTAGCGAAGAAACTGGCGGCCGAGAAAGGCTTGGACTTGGCGCAGATTGCTG GTTCGGGTCCTGATGGACGCATCACCAAGAAAGATATTGAAACTTTTGTTCCTGCGAAAGTTGCACCA GTTGCCCCAGTTCCGACCGCAGCACCGGCTGTTCCGGGGCCCAGCGTCAGTGCCGCTGCACCAGCCGGGACTTTCACAGACATCCCTATCAGCAATATCCGCAAG GTCATTGCTCAGAGGTTGATGCAGTCTAAGCAAACCATCCCTCACTATTACCTCTCTGTAGATGTTAACATGGACCAAGTACTGGAGCTAAGAAAAGAACTCAATGAG GAGGTGAAAGCCAGGAGTATCAAGCTAAGTGTAAATGACTTCATCATCAAAGCCAGCGCGCTGGCATGTCTCAAGGTGCCCGAGTGCAACTCCTCCTGGATGGATACAGTCATTCGCCA GAACCATGTGGTGGACGTGAGCGTGGCGGTGAGCACGGCCAACGGCCTCATCACCCCCATCGTGTTCAACGCGCACACCAAAGGACTCGCCGCCATCTGCGGCGACGTGTCGGAACTTGCCGCCAAAGCGCGGGACGGCAAACTGCAGCCACACGAGTTCCAG GGAGGTACCTTCACCATCTCAAATTTGGGGATGTTTGGCATCAAGAACTTCTCGGCTATCATCAACCCGCCGCAGTCGTGCATCCTCGCCGTGGGAGGTTCCGAAAAGCGTCTGGTGCCGGCGGACAATGAAAAAGG TTTCGACGTGGCCAGCATGATGTCGGTGACGCTAAGCTGTGACCACCGGGTGGTGGACGGGGCGGTGGGCGCCCAGTGGCTTGCTGAGTTCCGCAAGTTTCTGGAGAAGCCCGTCACCATGCTCTTGTGA
- the LOC144212734 gene encoding immunoglobulin superfamily member 11 isoform X1 → MSAMAVLGWRTLWSLFVCFTVLRTNALSVTMSESTMEVVRGDYIILPCSFSTYSPLSRLNIIWTLAPFSSPESPFQVIVYDHGQIIEDPSLIGRVGFTDLPLRADIMINDTRVSDAGVYRCMVNNPPEAADPGIGELLLTVLVAPSLPACRWDGEVDAGGSVTLSCSVAEGIPTPEIRWDKLNPEEISLPINMEGELSGSVQIINVSAQTSGLYRCSASNLLGTENCYINLSIYSAGSESSSGILQGVLLTLSMSLMLSALLVLVTWLHRTGRDGRWRVSKGEEEEEEGYNEIRYTPSLIKRSFV, encoded by the exons ATGTCAGCCATGGCTGTCCTAGGATGGCGCACGCTCTGGTCCCTGTTCGTCTGCTTTACAGTTTTGCGAACAA ACGCTCTCAGTGTGACAATGAGCGAATCGACAATGGAGGTGGTCCGAGGGGATTATATCATCCTTCCTTGCTCCTTCTCCACTTACAGCCCTCTCTCCCGCCTCAACATAATCTGGACCCTGGCTCCCTTCTCCAGTCCAGAATCCCCCTTTCAG GTGATCGTGTACGACCACGGCCAGATTATTGAAGACCCTTCCCTTATCGGCAGGGTGGGCTTTACAGATCTCCCATTGAGGGCGGATATCATGATCAATGACACCCGTGTATCTGATGCTGGCGTTTATCGCTGCATGGTCAACAATCCTCCAGAGGCAGCGGACCCTGGAATAGGGGAATTATTGCTCACTGTTCTGG TTGCCCCATCTCTACCAGCGTGTCGGTGGGATGGCGAGGTGGACGCCGGGGGGAGCGTCACCTTGTCCTGCTCAGTGGCCGAGGGCATTCCCACTCCCGAAATCCGATGGGATAAACTCAACCCCGAGGAAATTTCACTACCTATCAATATGGAGG GCGAGCTGTCTGGTTCCGTCCAAATCATCAACGTGTCAGCGCAGACCTCCGGGCTGTATCGATGCTCCGCCTCCAACCTGCTTGGAACAGAGAACTGCTACATCAACTTGTCCATTTACAGCG CAGGTTCTGAGAGTTCCTCCGGGATTCTGCAGGGGGTGCTGCTGACGCTATCAATGAGCCTGATGCTGTCGGCCCTGCTGGTGCTCGTCACGTGGCTTCATCGGACTGGCCGAGATGGTCGATGGAGGGTCTCTAagggggaggaagaagaagaggaaggctACAATGAGATCCGCTACACCCCGTCCCTCATCAAGCGTTCTTTTGTGTAA
- the LOC144212734 gene encoding immunoglobulin superfamily member 11 isoform X2, which yields MSAMAVLGWRTLWSLFVCFTVLRTNALSVTMSESTMEVVRGDYIILPCSFSTYSPLSRLNIIWTLAPFSSPESPFQVIVYDHGQIIEDPSLIGRVGFTDLPLRADIMINDTRVSDAGVYRCMVNNPPEAADPGIGELLLTVLVAPSLPACRWDGEVDAGGSVTLSCSVAEGIPTPEIRWDKLNPEEISLPINMEGELSGSVQIINVSAQTSGLYRCSASNLLGTENCYINLSIYSGSESSSGILQGVLLTLSMSLMLSALLVLVTWLHRTGRDGRWRVSKGEEEEEEGYNEIRYTPSLIKRSFV from the exons ATGTCAGCCATGGCTGTCCTAGGATGGCGCACGCTCTGGTCCCTGTTCGTCTGCTTTACAGTTTTGCGAACAA ACGCTCTCAGTGTGACAATGAGCGAATCGACAATGGAGGTGGTCCGAGGGGATTATATCATCCTTCCTTGCTCCTTCTCCACTTACAGCCCTCTCTCCCGCCTCAACATAATCTGGACCCTGGCTCCCTTCTCCAGTCCAGAATCCCCCTTTCAG GTGATCGTGTACGACCACGGCCAGATTATTGAAGACCCTTCCCTTATCGGCAGGGTGGGCTTTACAGATCTCCCATTGAGGGCGGATATCATGATCAATGACACCCGTGTATCTGATGCTGGCGTTTATCGCTGCATGGTCAACAATCCTCCAGAGGCAGCGGACCCTGGAATAGGGGAATTATTGCTCACTGTTCTGG TTGCCCCATCTCTACCAGCGTGTCGGTGGGATGGCGAGGTGGACGCCGGGGGGAGCGTCACCTTGTCCTGCTCAGTGGCCGAGGGCATTCCCACTCCCGAAATCCGATGGGATAAACTCAACCCCGAGGAAATTTCACTACCTATCAATATGGAGG GCGAGCTGTCTGGTTCCGTCCAAATCATCAACGTGTCAGCGCAGACCTCCGGGCTGTATCGATGCTCCGCCTCCAACCTGCTTGGAACAGAGAACTGCTACATCAACTTGTCCATTTACAGCG GTTCTGAGAGTTCCTCCGGGATTCTGCAGGGGGTGCTGCTGACGCTATCAATGAGCCTGATGCTGTCGGCCCTGCTGGTGCTCGTCACGTGGCTTCATCGGACTGGCCGAGATGGTCGATGGAGGGTCTCTAagggggaggaagaagaagaggaaggctACAATGAGATCCGCTACACCCCGTCCCTCATCAAGCGTTCTTTTGTGTAA
- the LOC144212203 gene encoding dixin-like isoform X1: MIASLSRGSLLDEVLHGGFNEQQLATYISWVNAQLKRKPGLNPINDLRRDLQDGVVLVHLIEIVAGEVLDDIHVTPQSKEESRKNVEQVLQFISSRHIRMPHISARDIVDGNLKSVMRIILALAAHFKPSANHRATPGSGRGSTPGAPCHNPLSTVALAQGAAATLTSARYEALLPASLSRIHSGWRSDVDKTVCVRSLVKQYERGTPEEQTNSVHSVSPVTSPRSPPSTQEDSQEEEPRRLENRVDSSVTVEEVTWEDCIGETLEKEVVETRKMVSALQALLLQGCLSENEQDLSLSLDEGHPEQQLVVIRSRLDQSMEESRELKMELLSCKQEMRNLQGIKDAQQRRLCTQEASILQLKQDLLRAGMAKDELTNQKTELQWKLEECNRLWNDCKKENGQKDRLLQQLKLKLEESQKQKTDLQKELDHKNSIRQEVINRDLQQFSQISPCAENNGYYYTGNTAPVILSTEEVQLLRDALGSLRNDFRAHDPQHHTLDTLEQGIMSLIDRVHAVYTHRARGKSPRRKGQNNDSDSWPKVCQFNSTTTTSSTKILYFTGRSATPSMITIPKRLGEVTLKDVKAAVDQEGNLRYHFKALDPEFGTVKEEVFLDAAIVPGWEGKIVAWVEEDHGEDRHSQGGGGHMIGS; encoded by the exons ATGATCGCTTCACTTTCTCGGGGAAGTTTGCTTGATGAGGTGCTGCATGGAGGCTTCAACGAG caGCAATTGGCCACCTACATCTCCTGGGTGAATGCCCAACTCAAGAGGAAACCTGGATTGAATCCCATCAATGACCTAAGGAGGGATCTGCAGGATGGAGTGGTTCTCGTTCATCTCATTGAGATAGTTG CTGGAGAAGTACTTGATGACATTCATGTTACTCCTCAAAGCAAAGAAGAAAGCAGGAAGAATGTAGAGCAAGTGCTGCAGTTCATTTCCTCAAGACATATACGTATGCCTCACATCTCGGCAAGAG ACATTGTTGACGGTAACCTGAAATCTGTGATGAGGATTATTCTCGCGTTGGCGGCTCACTTCAAGCcctcagccaatcatagggctaCCCCAGGAAGTGGCAGGGGTTCAACACCCGGCGCACCGTGCCACAACCCTCTTTCTACTGTGGCATTGGCACAAGGTGCTGCTGCTACCTTAACATCAGCCCGATATGAGGCCTTGCTTCCTGCAAGTCTGTCGCGCATTCACAG TGGTTGGAGGTCAGATGTCGACAAGACCGTGTGTGTTCGTTCACTGGTGAAACAGTATGAGCGAGGGACCCCAGAAGAGCAGACAaatag CGTCCACTCAGTTAGTCCTGTAACATCTCCCAGATCTCCCCCCTCTACTCAAGAAGACAGCCAGGAAGAAGAGCCAAGAAGGTTGGAGAATAGAG TCGACTCGTCCGTTACGGTTGAAGAGGTGACTTGGGAGGATTGCATCGGTGAGACTTTGGAGAAGGAGGTGGTGGAGACGCGAAAAATGGTGTCTGCTTTGCAG GCCCTGCTGCTGCAAGGCTGTCTGTCAGAGAATGAGCAAGATCTGTCTTTGAGTTTGGATGAAGGTCATCCTGAGCAGCAGTTG GTAGTCATCCGTAGCCGTTTGGATCAGAGTATGGAAGAGTCTCGGGAGCTGAAG ATGGAACTTTTGAGCTGTAAGCAAGAAATGAGAAACCTGCAAGGAATCAAG GACGCCCAACAGCGTCGACTGTGTACTCAGGAGGCTTCTATCCTTCAGCTGAAGCAAGATCTTCTGCGGGCCGGCATGGCTAAAGATGAACTTACCAATCAGAag ACTGAGTTACAGTGGAAGTTGGAGGAATGTAACCGGCTGTGGAATGACTGCAAG aaggaaaatgggCAGAAAGACAGACTTCTCCAGCAGCTCAAACTAAAACTTGAAGAAAGCCAAAAGCAGAAG ACTGACTTACAGAAAGAGCTGGACCATAAAAACAGCATCAGGCAGGAAGTGATTAATAGAGATCTACAACAG TTTTCTCAGATATCCCCATGTGCTGAAAACAATGGCTATTATTACACTGGAAATACTGCACCCGTCATATTAAGT ACAGAAGAGGTTCAGCTTCTCAGAGATGCACTTGGGAGCTTGAGAAATGACTTCAGAGCTCACGACCCGCAGCACCACACGCTGGACACCCTAGAACAGGGCATCATGTCTCTCATAGACAGAGTACATGCTGTTTATACACACAGG GCTCGTGGAAAATCTCCCAGACGAAAAGGACAAAACAACGATTCCGACTCTTGGCCAA AGGTTTGCCAGTTTaacagcaccaccaccacctcttccACTAAGATCCTGTACTTCACTGGAAGATCCGCCACACCCTCTATGATCACCATACCCAAAAG GCTGGGTGAGGTGACACTCAAAGATGTCAAGGCAGCTGTGGATCAAGAGGGGAACTTGAGATACCACTTTAAAGCATTGGACCCTGAATTTGGTACCGTGAAGGAAGAG GTTTTCTTAGATGCAGCCATCGTTCCTGGCTGGGAGGGAAAAATAGTTGCCTGGGTGGAGGAAGATCATGGTGAAGACAG ACATTCACAGGGTGGAGGTGGCCATATGATTGGAAGCTGA
- the LOC144212734 gene encoding immunoglobulin superfamily member 11 isoform X3 — protein sequence MSAMAVLGWRTLWSLFVCFTVLRTNALSVTMSESTMEVVRGDYIILPCSFSTYSPLSRLNIIWTLAPFSSPESPFQVIVYDHGQIIEDPSLIGRVGFTDLPLRADIMINDTRVSDAGVYRCMVNNPPEAADPGIGELLLTVLGELSGSVQIINVSAQTSGLYRCSASNLLGTENCYINLSIYSAGSESSSGILQGVLLTLSMSLMLSALLVLVTWLHRTGRDGRWRVSKGEEEEEEGYNEIRYTPSLIKRSFV from the exons ATGTCAGCCATGGCTGTCCTAGGATGGCGCACGCTCTGGTCCCTGTTCGTCTGCTTTACAGTTTTGCGAACAA ACGCTCTCAGTGTGACAATGAGCGAATCGACAATGGAGGTGGTCCGAGGGGATTATATCATCCTTCCTTGCTCCTTCTCCACTTACAGCCCTCTCTCCCGCCTCAACATAATCTGGACCCTGGCTCCCTTCTCCAGTCCAGAATCCCCCTTTCAG GTGATCGTGTACGACCACGGCCAGATTATTGAAGACCCTTCCCTTATCGGCAGGGTGGGCTTTACAGATCTCCCATTGAGGGCGGATATCATGATCAATGACACCCGTGTATCTGATGCTGGCGTTTATCGCTGCATGGTCAACAATCCTCCAGAGGCAGCGGACCCTGGAATAGGGGAATTATTGCTCACTGTTCTGG GCGAGCTGTCTGGTTCCGTCCAAATCATCAACGTGTCAGCGCAGACCTCCGGGCTGTATCGATGCTCCGCCTCCAACCTGCTTGGAACAGAGAACTGCTACATCAACTTGTCCATTTACAGCG CAGGTTCTGAGAGTTCCTCCGGGATTCTGCAGGGGGTGCTGCTGACGCTATCAATGAGCCTGATGCTGTCGGCCCTGCTGGTGCTCGTCACGTGGCTTCATCGGACTGGCCGAGATGGTCGATGGAGGGTCTCTAagggggaggaagaagaagaggaaggctACAATGAGATCCGCTACACCCCGTCCCTCATCAAGCGTTCTTTTGTGTAA
- the LOC144212203 gene encoding dixin-like isoform X3, with the protein MIASLSRGSLLDEVLHGGFNEQQLATYISWVNAQLKRKPGLNPINDLRRDLQDGVVLVHLIEIVAGEVLDDIHVTPQSKEESRKNVEQVLQFISSRHIRMPHISARDIVDGNLKSVMRIILALAAHFKPSANHRATPGSGRGSTPGAPCHNPLSTVALAQGAAATLTSARYEALLPASLSRIHSGWRSDVDKTVCVRSLVKQYERGTPEEQTNSVHSVSPVTSPRSPPSTQEDSQEEEPRRLENRVDSSVTVEEVTWEDCIGETLEKEVVETRKMVSALQALLLQGCLSENEQDLSLSLDEGHPEQQLVVIRSRLDQSMEESRELKMELLSCKQEMRNLQGIKDAQQRRLCTQEASILQLKQDLLRAGMAKDELTNQKTELQWKLEECNRLWNDCKKENGQKDRLLQQLKLKLEESQKQKTDLQKELDHKNSIRQEVINRDLQQTEEVQLLRDALGSLRNDFRAHDPQHHTLDTLEQGIMSLIDRVHAVYTHRARGKSPRRKGQNNDSDSWPKVCQFNSTTTTSSTKILYFTGRSATPSMITIPKRLGEVTLKDVKAAVDQEGNLRYHFKALDPEFGTVKEEVFLDAAIVPGWEGKIVAWVEEDHGEDRHSQGGGGHMIGS; encoded by the exons ATGATCGCTTCACTTTCTCGGGGAAGTTTGCTTGATGAGGTGCTGCATGGAGGCTTCAACGAG caGCAATTGGCCACCTACATCTCCTGGGTGAATGCCCAACTCAAGAGGAAACCTGGATTGAATCCCATCAATGACCTAAGGAGGGATCTGCAGGATGGAGTGGTTCTCGTTCATCTCATTGAGATAGTTG CTGGAGAAGTACTTGATGACATTCATGTTACTCCTCAAAGCAAAGAAGAAAGCAGGAAGAATGTAGAGCAAGTGCTGCAGTTCATTTCCTCAAGACATATACGTATGCCTCACATCTCGGCAAGAG ACATTGTTGACGGTAACCTGAAATCTGTGATGAGGATTATTCTCGCGTTGGCGGCTCACTTCAAGCcctcagccaatcatagggctaCCCCAGGAAGTGGCAGGGGTTCAACACCCGGCGCACCGTGCCACAACCCTCTTTCTACTGTGGCATTGGCACAAGGTGCTGCTGCTACCTTAACATCAGCCCGATATGAGGCCTTGCTTCCTGCAAGTCTGTCGCGCATTCACAG TGGTTGGAGGTCAGATGTCGACAAGACCGTGTGTGTTCGTTCACTGGTGAAACAGTATGAGCGAGGGACCCCAGAAGAGCAGACAaatag CGTCCACTCAGTTAGTCCTGTAACATCTCCCAGATCTCCCCCCTCTACTCAAGAAGACAGCCAGGAAGAAGAGCCAAGAAGGTTGGAGAATAGAG TCGACTCGTCCGTTACGGTTGAAGAGGTGACTTGGGAGGATTGCATCGGTGAGACTTTGGAGAAGGAGGTGGTGGAGACGCGAAAAATGGTGTCTGCTTTGCAG GCCCTGCTGCTGCAAGGCTGTCTGTCAGAGAATGAGCAAGATCTGTCTTTGAGTTTGGATGAAGGTCATCCTGAGCAGCAGTTG GTAGTCATCCGTAGCCGTTTGGATCAGAGTATGGAAGAGTCTCGGGAGCTGAAG ATGGAACTTTTGAGCTGTAAGCAAGAAATGAGAAACCTGCAAGGAATCAAG GACGCCCAACAGCGTCGACTGTGTACTCAGGAGGCTTCTATCCTTCAGCTGAAGCAAGATCTTCTGCGGGCCGGCATGGCTAAAGATGAACTTACCAATCAGAag ACTGAGTTACAGTGGAAGTTGGAGGAATGTAACCGGCTGTGGAATGACTGCAAG aaggaaaatgggCAGAAAGACAGACTTCTCCAGCAGCTCAAACTAAAACTTGAAGAAAGCCAAAAGCAGAAG ACTGACTTACAGAAAGAGCTGGACCATAAAAACAGCATCAGGCAGGAAGTGATTAATAGAGATCTACAACAG ACAGAAGAGGTTCAGCTTCTCAGAGATGCACTTGGGAGCTTGAGAAATGACTTCAGAGCTCACGACCCGCAGCACCACACGCTGGACACCCTAGAACAGGGCATCATGTCTCTCATAGACAGAGTACATGCTGTTTATACACACAGG GCTCGTGGAAAATCTCCCAGACGAAAAGGACAAAACAACGATTCCGACTCTTGGCCAA AGGTTTGCCAGTTTaacagcaccaccaccacctcttccACTAAGATCCTGTACTTCACTGGAAGATCCGCCACACCCTCTATGATCACCATACCCAAAAG GCTGGGTGAGGTGACACTCAAAGATGTCAAGGCAGCTGTGGATCAAGAGGGGAACTTGAGATACCACTTTAAAGCATTGGACCCTGAATTTGGTACCGTGAAGGAAGAG GTTTTCTTAGATGCAGCCATCGTTCCTGGCTGGGAGGGAAAAATAGTTGCCTGGGTGGAGGAAGATCATGGTGAAGACAG ACATTCACAGGGTGGAGGTGGCCATATGATTGGAAGCTGA
- the LOC144212203 gene encoding dixin-like isoform X2 produces MIASLSRGSLLDEVLHGGFNEQQLATYISWVNAQLKRKPGLNPINDLRRDLQDGVVLVHLIEIVAGEVLDDIHVTPQSKEESRKNVEQVLQFISSRHIRMPHISARDIVDGNLKSVMRIILALAAHFKPSANHRATPGSGRGSTPGAPCHNPLSTVALAQGAAATLTSARYEALLPASLSRIHSGWRSDVDKTVCVRSLVKQYERGTPEEQTNSVHSVSPVTSPRSPPSTQEDSQEEEPRRLENRVDSSVTVEEVTWEDCIGETLEKEVVETRKMVSALQALLLQGCLSENEQDLSLSLDEGHPEQQLVVIRSRLDQSMEESRELKMELLSCKQEMRNLQGIKDAQQRRLCTQEASILQLKQDLLRAGMAKDELTNQKTELQWKLEECNRLWNDCKKENGQKDRLLQQLKLKLEESQKQKTDLQKELDHKNSIRQEVINRDLQQISPCAENNGYYYTGNTAPVILSTEEVQLLRDALGSLRNDFRAHDPQHHTLDTLEQGIMSLIDRVHAVYTHRARGKSPRRKGQNNDSDSWPKVCQFNSTTTTSSTKILYFTGRSATPSMITIPKRLGEVTLKDVKAAVDQEGNLRYHFKALDPEFGTVKEEVFLDAAIVPGWEGKIVAWVEEDHGEDRHSQGGGGHMIGS; encoded by the exons ATGATCGCTTCACTTTCTCGGGGAAGTTTGCTTGATGAGGTGCTGCATGGAGGCTTCAACGAG caGCAATTGGCCACCTACATCTCCTGGGTGAATGCCCAACTCAAGAGGAAACCTGGATTGAATCCCATCAATGACCTAAGGAGGGATCTGCAGGATGGAGTGGTTCTCGTTCATCTCATTGAGATAGTTG CTGGAGAAGTACTTGATGACATTCATGTTACTCCTCAAAGCAAAGAAGAAAGCAGGAAGAATGTAGAGCAAGTGCTGCAGTTCATTTCCTCAAGACATATACGTATGCCTCACATCTCGGCAAGAG ACATTGTTGACGGTAACCTGAAATCTGTGATGAGGATTATTCTCGCGTTGGCGGCTCACTTCAAGCcctcagccaatcatagggctaCCCCAGGAAGTGGCAGGGGTTCAACACCCGGCGCACCGTGCCACAACCCTCTTTCTACTGTGGCATTGGCACAAGGTGCTGCTGCTACCTTAACATCAGCCCGATATGAGGCCTTGCTTCCTGCAAGTCTGTCGCGCATTCACAG TGGTTGGAGGTCAGATGTCGACAAGACCGTGTGTGTTCGTTCACTGGTGAAACAGTATGAGCGAGGGACCCCAGAAGAGCAGACAaatag CGTCCACTCAGTTAGTCCTGTAACATCTCCCAGATCTCCCCCCTCTACTCAAGAAGACAGCCAGGAAGAAGAGCCAAGAAGGTTGGAGAATAGAG TCGACTCGTCCGTTACGGTTGAAGAGGTGACTTGGGAGGATTGCATCGGTGAGACTTTGGAGAAGGAGGTGGTGGAGACGCGAAAAATGGTGTCTGCTTTGCAG GCCCTGCTGCTGCAAGGCTGTCTGTCAGAGAATGAGCAAGATCTGTCTTTGAGTTTGGATGAAGGTCATCCTGAGCAGCAGTTG GTAGTCATCCGTAGCCGTTTGGATCAGAGTATGGAAGAGTCTCGGGAGCTGAAG ATGGAACTTTTGAGCTGTAAGCAAGAAATGAGAAACCTGCAAGGAATCAAG GACGCCCAACAGCGTCGACTGTGTACTCAGGAGGCTTCTATCCTTCAGCTGAAGCAAGATCTTCTGCGGGCCGGCATGGCTAAAGATGAACTTACCAATCAGAag ACTGAGTTACAGTGGAAGTTGGAGGAATGTAACCGGCTGTGGAATGACTGCAAG aaggaaaatgggCAGAAAGACAGACTTCTCCAGCAGCTCAAACTAAAACTTGAAGAAAGCCAAAAGCAGAAG ACTGACTTACAGAAAGAGCTGGACCATAAAAACAGCATCAGGCAGGAAGTGATTAATAGAGATCTACAACAG ATATCCCCATGTGCTGAAAACAATGGCTATTATTACACTGGAAATACTGCACCCGTCATATTAAGT ACAGAAGAGGTTCAGCTTCTCAGAGATGCACTTGGGAGCTTGAGAAATGACTTCAGAGCTCACGACCCGCAGCACCACACGCTGGACACCCTAGAACAGGGCATCATGTCTCTCATAGACAGAGTACATGCTGTTTATACACACAGG GCTCGTGGAAAATCTCCCAGACGAAAAGGACAAAACAACGATTCCGACTCTTGGCCAA AGGTTTGCCAGTTTaacagcaccaccaccacctcttccACTAAGATCCTGTACTTCACTGGAAGATCCGCCACACCCTCTATGATCACCATACCCAAAAG GCTGGGTGAGGTGACACTCAAAGATGTCAAGGCAGCTGTGGATCAAGAGGGGAACTTGAGATACCACTTTAAAGCATTGGACCCTGAATTTGGTACCGTGAAGGAAGAG GTTTTCTTAGATGCAGCCATCGTTCCTGGCTGGGAGGGAAAAATAGTTGCCTGGGTGGAGGAAGATCATGGTGAAGACAG ACATTCACAGGGTGGAGGTGGCCATATGATTGGAAGCTGA